atggagctctcgaacaacctccccataattgaggctcgactcctttctcctGAAGCctatggagtcctcgaacaaagtacactcaaacaacctccccttaattgaggcttgactcctttctctggagccatcgaacaaagtacacctgaacaacctctccttaattgaggctcgactccttttcccTGAAACCTGTGgagtcctcaaacaaagtacaccctttgttcgacactttagtcactttttgactataccttcgagcctcacaacttctttgtttgacatttgagaattttattgaCATAGGTAAGTTAAGGAtacgactctgataccatgttaaaatCATGGacctccataatggtatgatattgtccactttgagcataagctcatgtggttttgcttttggtttctccaaaaggcctcgtaccaatagagatgtattccttacttataacctcatgatcatccccttaattagccgacgtAGGACTCCTACGGACAATCCCAACTAAGTCCCAATGAATTTTGCAGGATATATTTGCAGCAGGGACAGACGCATCAGCAGTAACAACAGAATGGGCATTGGCAGAGCTAATCAACCATCCAAACATAATGGAGAAAGCCAGACAAGAACTCCACACAGTTGTAGGAAAGAGCAGACTGGTTGAGGAATCAGATATCACCAACCTTCCTTATCTCCAAGCAATAGTGAAGGAGACATTAAGGCTTCATTCAAGCCCATTGATTGTGAGGGAGTCAACTGAGAGCTGCACAATAAATGGCTACGAAATTCCAGCAAAAACCCAATTGTATGTGAACATTTGGGCCATTGGGAGAGACCCAAATCAGTGGGAAAGGCCTCTTGAGTTTGAGCCAGACAGGTTTATGGGCAAAGAAGGGAGTGTGAGTGGTGATTTGAGAGGGCAGAATTTTAATCTGCTGCCATTTGGGAGTGGTAGAAGAAGCTGTCCTGGAACAACGCTTGCTTTGCTCATAGTTCAAACTACTTTGGCTTGCTTGGTTCAGTGCTTTGATTGGAAGGTCACTGGAGGAGATGGCAAAGTTGATATGGAAGAAGGGCCTGGCCTTACACTTCCTAGGGCTCACCCCTTGATTTGTGTACCCATCGCTTGTCTTAGTCCATTTCcatcgttagcagatattgtaccGTAATATCTCCCACTACCATGCTATCTCGATGCGTTCTAGATTTGTTTGTATGTCCATCTACTTAGTGATCAAGGATGAAGCGTTGGATGATTTCTTACTCAAGGCGCTAGCCATCACAGTTTCTTTACTcgaatgatataatatttctaCGTCATGGTTCTCTAGCCATCAACTCGTCTCatattgagtttttttttgcGTGAAGAGATACTTCAGATTTGGAATTTCTCTCTCGATAGGCAATGCCTCCAAATCTTCAGGACAAAAATTATTGTCACTAGCTCTAAATCATACATCGAGTAATTGTACTCTTTCAATTGGTAGGATGTGTAAGTCACAAACTTGTCTTGTTGCATCAAAACACAACACATCCTTTCTTTGAGACATCGCTATATACTACGAATCCTTCTGTCTTTGTTGGCACTGAAAGCACTAGAGCTAAAACTAGACTTACATAAGGTAGTGAAAAAATTATCTCGGTCTTTGTTTTAAGGGTAAGAACTCCCATTCTTAGTCAACTTGGTGAGAGGGGtagtgtaacggcccaagctcaccggtagcagatattgtcctatttggactttcccttttgggtttcccctcaaggttttgaagACGTGTCtcttagagagagaaactcctctagatactgtcctctttgggctttcccttccaagttTCCCCTTATAGGCTTCCCCTTTACGTGcctgttagggaaaggtttccacacccttataaagggtgtttcgttctcctctccaactaatgtggatAGCTCAAAGAGTGTTTCGCCTCGAGCCCATTCCTTTCGggtcccagcgtccttgctgataCACCGCCTCGTTTCCACCCCTCTTAGGGGCTCAGGgtcccaacgtccttgctgataCACcccctcgtgtccaccccccttagtGGCTCatcctcctcgctggcacatcgcccagtgtctagctatgataccatttgtaacggctcaagcccaccgctagcagatattttcctctttgggcttttcctttcgagctctCCCTCAAGGTtattaaaacgcgtctacgtcggctaaggagaggtttccacacatttataaagaacatttcgttctcctcttcaacagatgtggaatctcacacttGTAAATCTTTCTTATACATCATATCTATaagatcgctctcattcgaaCGTAGTCATAGTTCATTTATGTACCTCTCTTTTACATGGGTATCACAAGTCCACCCACGAGCAAAACACGCTTCAAGTTTAAATGGTTATACAATCGATTCgtgttgaaaaagaaaagccaaaTCCAAACCAACCTCTTCAGTTCTTGTTGACTTCATAAAGCCTTCTTTACTCCATCATCCACATGAGCTGAGCTACTACGCGTCTTTAGCTGTCAGTCCACAGTCCACAGTCCACAGTCCAAAGCCTTCACCAGATGCATCCTTGAATCCCAAATCATATATATCTCAGCTACTCATCATCTCCACCTTCCTCACTCAAATCCATGGCTTCCAATCTCAACCTCCCAtgcctcttcctcttctccatCTTCATCGCCATTTCTGTTGCAGAACTCTGCCACCAAGACGACAAGAAAGCTCTCCTCAACATCAAAAAGGCCTTCAACAACCCCTACATCCTCACCTCCTGGGACCCTCAAACCGACTGCTGCCACTGGTACTGCGTCAAATGCAACCGAACCACCCACCGCATCACCTCCCTCACCATCTTCGCCGACGACCGCCTCTCCGGCCAAATCCCACCCTACGTCGGCGACCTTCCATTTTTAGAAACCCTCATGCTCCACAAACTCCCAAATCTCACCGGACCCATCCACCCCAACATAGCCAAACTCCATAACCTTAAATTCCTCGACCTCAGCTGGAACAGCCTCTCCGGTCCCATCCCTGATTTCCTCAGCACCCTCTCCAACCTCTTCGTTCTCAGCCTTTCCTTCAACAATTTCAACGGAACCATTccaatttctctctcaaaacTCCCAAATCTCGGCGGTTTAGAATTGGACAGAAACAATTTGACCGGAGAAATCCCAGATTCGTTCGGTTACTTCACCGGAGAACAAGCCCCGTCTCTGTATCTTTCACACAATCAACTTTCTGGGAAAATCCCATCTTCCTTGTCGAGATTGAACTTCACTTCCATTGATTTGTCCCGCAACAAGCTTAAAGGCGACGCCTTTATGATATTTGGGTCAAATAAGACCGTTCAGATCGTTGACTTGTCGAGGAATCAGCTGGAGTTTAACTTGTCGGAGGCTGTGTTTCCTCAGAGCTTGACTTCGTTGGATGTTAACCATAATAAGGTGTTTGGGGGTTTGCCTCCGGAGATGACAAAGCTGAATTTTCAGTATTTGAATGTGAGTTATAATCGGTTGTGCGGTGAGATTCCTGTTGGTGGAGAGTTGCAGAAGTTTGATGTTTATGAGTATTTTCATAATAAGTGTTTGTGTGGCGCACCGCTCGGTAGCTGCAAATGATGGAACTTTGCACGCAGCTTTGAGGATAATGAATAAAGTAAGAGGATTTCAATGTGTTCCTTTATTGCAACTTATTAAAAGTCAACTCTAATCATTGGGGTTGACTCGATCTAACACGAAGATCCAAGTTTGATTCGAATTAAGTTTAGTGAGTCTATGACACTGTATGAGTTAGATCGTGTAACTGCACAAGttcatcgctagcaaatattgttttctttggacttttctttttaggtttTCCTTCGAACGCGTCtgatagagagagaggtttccacactcataAAGTGTTTCGTTCCGttttccaactgatgtgagatctcacaattcactcccccTTTGGAGCTTACCGTCCTCggtgacactcgttcctctctccaatcgatgtgagatctcacaatccactcccttcggggcccaacgtcctcaatGACACGCTGcctagtgtccacccccctttggggctttAGTGTCTTGGCTAGCACatggctcggtgtctggctctgataccatttgttatagcccaagcccactactagcagatattgtcctatttgggctttccctttcgaactttcctcaaggtttttaaaatgtgtctgctagggagcaCACccataaagaatgtttcgttcccctagcagaagcgttttaaaaaccttgagggaagctcgaaagggcaAGCccaaatatctgctagtggtggacttgaactgttacaaatggtatcagagccaggttacTAAGTGATGTGCCAGTAATCCCCAAaggagtggacacgaggcggtgtgccaacaaggacgttaggccccaaagaggagtggattggagggtcccacatcgattgaagaagggaacaagtgccagcgaggacaccgggccccaaagggggtggattgtgagatcccatattggttggggaggaaaacgaagcattctttataagaaccACCACAACTTGGGTCATAATACTTACCCCGAATCAACCTCTATAACATACCTATTTCTACTTCACCTAAAGGGCAATCTTCCCATTAGGGACGCACAATGAGAACCCGTACTGGCCCAACCTGAATTATAAGGATTATGTTAGGTTAGATAGAATTTTTGGATATATTAAGTTGATTTTTTATGACCCTATCCAGTTCAGGTTGGATATGGGTTCGGGGTGTAAAAGACCAAGTTAAGAACAGACTCAACccaccttcttcttccttggaCCGTAGCCCAACACAGTGCGTATATTATTTACGGGCCCAACCCGATTACTTTCTTAGCCTAATAGAGTAAGTATACTACACAATACCTACTTCCTCACACAACCTAGTGAGTTAGTGAGGCAGCCAGTCGATTGTCCACATCAAACTAAGTACTTATTTCCAATCTGCATCGGCAAGACATTTCCTACTTCCTTCTCAAGTACGTGCCCTCGCCATTCGTCTCGCATTGCCACTCTATTGCACAATTATCATCTTTCCCTACTCGGTCACTTCGTCAAATTAGAGcatcttttaaaagaaatacgAGTTAGATAACtaccatttaaatttttgatgCTCTTCAAACTTTTCACGAAATTCCTGTTTAGAATTCTTGGATCTCACGTTGgttaatgaaaagaaaaaactcattGGGATGAAGTATTCTGAGAAAACCATAAGAATTTATAtcttcaaagtggacaatatcatatcgtCTAGATAATACTAGACAGATAGATACGACtatttaaaagaatgtttAATGGTATGCTTTGTTCAAGTGGAGGATCGTTGTTCTTATCAATTCCTATCTATgctaaaaattgttaaaacaCTATTTCTTCGATGTGATTTACCTGTCATTTAAAAAGAcgtataattatttgatttcaaaattaaaaagtatttattataaaggaataagaaaaaaggacaataagaaacaaaagttAATGGGAGAATAAAGGAGAGGAATAATgtggaaaaattaaaatgttccttttttgcttttcttcaaCTCCTACCATTCTTTATCATTTGTGTCTTCCAAAAATTTCCTTTATAGCTGTTCTTGTTTTCATCTCAGCTGATTTGGCCATGGAATTTCAAACAAAGGTGAAAAGGAAGGTTTGAAGATCATGGAGATCGTGATATTCGTAATCACTTTTCGTGTTAGATTGAAGCAAATGACTTATGTCGGTGGCACATATAGTCATACCTACATCCACACAAGCCATTTGCTTTGGCTAAAATATGGCTATGCCGACGCAAATTGGTGGGTCGAAACAAATACGCCCATTACTTCGCTTAGTCAATCAATCAAGTTGGGGTAGCTCACGACATGCATAAATGATTGAATAGAGCCATCTTGAATTCATATTGTCTGCGTGCAAAACCCCATCAGATCGATAATACACAATCATTGAATCGTTAAACAAAACTATCAATGACTAATTCGATTTTAACTAGTTAAATTAGAAGATGAAAAGTTATGTCGAACCCTGATGCTAAATCTAACTGTGCAGTGATTCGAGGATCGGACCGGTTCGAAACAAACTATAATAATTGTTGAgcttttgtatttgaaaagaTTGTAGCTTTCTACCTCTTTAAGCATATAGTAAAGCATACGAAGAATCCCATATATTCCTACTTTGAAAACGCAACAAAAAAAAGCTTATCTTTGTCCCTTCAAAGTGGGGTATTGATTCCCTTTTGGACAACTATATCTTCCACTCCACTTTGGCACCTTATTACATGATTCTCTACTCTTTTAACGCCTCTAAACCTCTCAATCTAAACCAACCCTTAACAAGATTTTGAACATAGTACCGAATGAGCTCACCCGACAAGGAGGACTACAAGCTGAAGGACACGAAACCGCAGCTCGGCGAGCGATGGCCGCACGGCGGTATACGCGGTGGAGGCGGGTGGATCACAAGCGAGAGAGCGACGAGCACGTACGATCTTGTGGAGCAAATGTTTTACCTTTACGTTCGTGTGGTGAAGGCAAAGGACCTACCGCCGGACCCGGTGACAGGGAGCTGTGATCCATATGTGGAAGTGAAGCTGGGGAATTACAAGGGAAGGACTCAGcattttgagaagaaaacaaacccTGAATGGAACAACCAAGTGTTTGCTTTCTCTAAAGAGAAGATTCAATCCACTGTTCTTGAGGTTTTTGTTAGGGATAAAGAGATGGTGCCGAGAGATCAATATGTTGGGAAGGTGGTGTTTGATCTGAATGAAGTGCCCACCAGAGTCCCACCGGATAGCCCTTTGGCGCCGCAGTGGTACAAGTTGGAAGACAGACAAGGCGTCACCAAGGTGATGTTAAATTACTACtcaaacatgaaaattttgtcttttgagaaaagttctagttttttttttcttttgttactaataaattttgtatgatttattggaagaagtttcaaatttagtttttctcGTACAAAATTaggtttctacatccttataagaaatgttttgtttctgttttcaactgatgtgggatcttacaatccaccctccttgggaggccagcgttcttgctggcacactacttggtgtctagctctgatatcatttgtaacgactcaagcccaccactagtagattttgtcttatttgggctttcccttttggatttttcctcaaggttttagaacgcatcttctagggagaagtttccactcttataaacaatgtttcgttctcctctccaaccgatgtgggatctcacaatccactccctttggggcttagcgagtcgagcctcaattaaggggaggctctTCGACGGATCCATAGGCCATAaaggaggctctatggtgtactttgttcgaggagaggattgttgagatTTTGGGAGAGGAATCTCACCTCGGCTAagtaaggggttgatcatgggtttataggtaaggaatatatctccattggtacgagacattttggggaaaccaaaagtaaagccacgagagcttatgttcaaagtggacaatatcacaaTGGTCTGTGATTCCTAGCATTTATTTGGTCAATATGCTttattttgagataaaatgCAAAGgtcaaagatatttttattaatttagccgtAAATTTGATCTCACAGGTGAAAGGGGAGATCATGCTCGCGGTCTGGATGGGAACACAGGCCGACGAAGCCTTCCCAGACGCATGGCACTCCGACGCGGCATTCGTTCATGGAGAGGgcatctatagtataaggtcAAAAGTCTATGTTTCTCCAAAGCTATGGTACTTAAGAGTGAACGTAATAGAAGCACAAGACGTCGAGCCACAAGATAGGAGCCAACCACCACAAGCCTTCGTAAAAATTCACGTAGGAAATCAAGTGCTCAAAACAAAGCTATGTCCAACAAAAACCACAAACCCACTTTGGAATGAAGATCTAATCTTCGTAGTAGCTGAGCCATTCGAAGAACAACTTGTTTTAACTGTGGAAAACAAAGTGTCATCAGCAAAAGATGAAGTCATGGGACGACTCATAACACAACTCAATGGCTTTGAGAGACGTTTGGATCATAGAATTGTTCATTCACGATGGTTCAATCTTGAAAAGTTTGGATTTGGTGCACTAGAGGGTGACAAAAGGCATGAATTGAAGTTTTCTAGTAGGATTCATTTGAGGGTTTGTCTTGAAGGAGCTTATCATGTCATGGATGAATCTACAATGTATATTAGTGATGTGAGGCCAACGGCTAGGCAGCTATGGAAGCAGCCAATTGGGATCCTTGAAGTTGGGATTTTGAGTGCTCAAGGGCTTCAaccaatgaagaaaaatgatggCAAAGGGAGCACTGATGCTTATTGTGTGGCCAAATATGGTCAGAAATGGGTTAGAACAAGAACTATAACCGAGAGCTTCAATCCCAAATGGAATGAACAATACACTTGGGAGGTTTATGATCCTTGCACGGTTATTACCATTGGGGTTTTCGACAATTGCCATTTGGGTGGTAACGATAAGAACGACTCGAGAATTGGAAAGGTACGTAATCGCTAATATAACAAAAAGCTTATCGATTTCGATATTATCTCTGTGAgtcattataaaaaatagttattgaCTTTGAATAAGTTTAGGAAAATTGTTAGTGGTCTTTaactttgaggagaaagtTTAGAACACTGGTCGTATTTTCTCTACTATAAATACTCCTGAGATGTATGCTcttaacaacaacaaagagaattgaaaaattgagcgtttaatttttttttttttatttttttttttttttaataagaagaTCTCTCCCCTTAAGttgttcttttggttttttttatttgtttcgacatatttcgatcCTGGGTTATAtccaacaatttttaaattgtttgttCGTATTGTTTAACAGGTACGTATAAGACTTTCAACACTCGAAATGGATCGAATCTACA
This sequence is a window from Cucurbita pepo subsp. pepo cultivar mu-cu-16 chromosome LG19, ASM280686v2, whole genome shotgun sequence. Protein-coding genes within it:
- the LOC111781136 gene encoding polygalacturonase inhibitor-like, whose translation is MASNLNLPCLFLFSIFIAISVAELCHQDDKKALLNIKKAFNNPYILTSWDPQTDCCHWYCVKCNRTTHRITSLTIFADDRLSGQIPPYVGDLPFLETLMLHKLPNLTGPIHPNIAKLHNLKFLDLSWNSLSGPIPDFLSTLSNLFVLSLSFNNFNGTIPISLSKLPNLGGLELDRNNLTGEIPDSFGYFTGEQAPSLYLSHNQLSGKIPSSLSRLNFTSIDLSRNKLKGDAFMIFGSNKTVQIVDLSRNQLEFNLSEAVFPQSLTSLDVNHNKVFGGLPPEMTKLNFQYLNVSYNRLCGEIPVGGELQKFDVYEYFHNKCLCGAPLGSCK
- the LOC111781281 gene encoding FT-interacting protein 1; this encodes MSSPDKEDYKLKDTKPQLGERWPHGGIRGGGGWITSERATSTYDLVEQMFYLYVRVVKAKDLPPDPVTGSCDPYVEVKLGNYKGRTQHFEKKTNPEWNNQVFAFSKEKIQSTVLEVFVRDKEMVPRDQYVGKVVFDLNEVPTRVPPDSPLAPQWYKLEDRQGVTKVKGEIMLAVWMGTQADEAFPDAWHSDAAFVHGEGIYSIRSKVYVSPKLWYLRVNVIEAQDVEPQDRSQPPQAFVKIHVGNQVLKTKLCPTKTTNPLWNEDLIFVVAEPFEEQLVLTVENKVSSAKDEVMGRLITQLNGFERRLDHRIVHSRWFNLEKFGFGALEGDKRHELKFSSRIHLRVCLEGAYHVMDESTMYISDVRPTARQLWKQPIGILEVGILSAQGLQPMKKNDGKGSTDAYCVAKYGQKWVRTRTITESFNPKWNEQYTWEVYDPCTVITIGVFDNCHLGGNDKNDSRIGKVRIRLSTLEMDRIYTNSYPLLVLQPSGLKKMGELQLAVRFTCLSLAHIIYLYGHPLLPKMHYLHPFTVNQVDSLRFQAMIIVAARLGRAEPSLRKEVVEYMLDVDSHMWSMRRSKANFFRIVSLFSGVITMNKWLGEVCQWKNPITSILVHILYFILICFPELILPTTFLYMFLIGVWNFRYRPRHPPHMDIKLSWAEAVHADELDEEFDTFPTSKTQDVARMRYDRLRSVAGRIQTVIGDIATQGERFMALLSWRDPRATSLYVLFCLVAAIALYITPFKIVGLVAGIYWLRHPKFRSKMPSVPSNFFRRLPSRADSML